In Eupeodes corollae chromosome 3, idEupCoro1.1, whole genome shotgun sequence, a single genomic region encodes these proteins:
- the LOC129952817 gene encoding uncharacterized protein LOC129952817, producing the protein MVPEYAEFVVIHMIFATRDKPLMMTRRRDRPSSTLSQVKDWYRRSFSKEVNALNQTDCPIRLSIREWRIFSGDKKLFTVDDLHFEQIFIILGVDAWHWIFFKKDRTHIRLEGSAVIPFSYCGCCIFNQYPRILEAIKSTRNTKAQKK; encoded by the exons ATGGTTCCAGAATATGCTGAATTTGTTGTTATTCATATGATTTTTGc aaCCAGGGATAAGCCTTTAATGATGACTCGAAGGCGTGATCGACCAAGCAGTACATTGTCACAAGTAAAAGATTGG TATAGGCGATCTTTCTCAAAAGAAGTAAATGCCCTCAATCAGACAGATTGCCCAATACGATTAAGCATACGAGAATGGAGAATATTTTCTGGTGACAAAAAACTTTTCACCGTGGACGATTTACATTTCGAACAAATTTTCATAATACTCGGTGTGGATGCATGGCAttggatattttttaagaaggACAGAACTCACATTCGATTGGAAGGTAGTGCTGTAATTCCTTTTTCATATTGTGGTTGTTGCATTTTTAATCAATATCCACGTATTTTGGAAGCTATCAAATCTACACGGAATACAAAAGctcaaaaaaagtga